In one Sporomusa sphaeroides DSM 2875 genomic region, the following are encoded:
- a CDS encoding type II secretion system protein GspD, with protein MYHCRRYRTTFFTFLLLLFLLPWLAQASPAPPAVLPDMAVDRQAAVSIGGSPENESGTTPGITGQAGLATASGLEPGAAPEAGLQPAPEPEPDLQGPLVVQLNYLKVDQARPLLSVLVPEEDIKTDPLRNTLVIMSTPDIYRQVEQLLAKIDTPPQQVMFEVQVLEINRDDLSNLGVDWGAKTLLPSERLYDHSKFWITTGRYGTNLQGIINHLVEKKKGRLLASPRIATLDGVRAQILIGDKLAVESSQPTTGSMPIISVIYVEVGIKLSVTPTVNKNGFITTHIQPEVSNKTDTTKNGNPNIRTRQADATLRVKSGATIVLGGLIQRQETSSTFKVPVLGQLPLVGKLFHSTEKQVTETELVIMLTPKIIGDDLLAANVQE; from the coding sequence GTGTACCATTGCCGCCGGTATCGTACTACCTTCTTCACCTTCCTGCTGCTGCTCTTCCTGCTGCCCTGGCTTGCTCAGGCCTCCCCGGCACCGCCGGCAGTCCTGCCGGATATGGCTGTTGACCGGCAGGCTGCGGTAAGCATTGGCGGTTCGCCGGAAAATGAATCCGGAACAACCCCCGGGATTACCGGCCAGGCAGGGCTTGCCACCGCCTCCGGTCTGGAACCGGGCGCTGCGCCGGAAGCCGGCCTGCAGCCTGCGCCCGAACCTGAACCTGATCTTCAGGGACCGCTGGTGGTACAGCTCAACTATCTAAAGGTCGATCAGGCCAGACCGCTGCTGAGTGTCCTGGTTCCGGAAGAAGACATTAAAACCGATCCGCTGCGAAATACCCTGGTGATTATGAGCACTCCCGACATATACAGACAAGTGGAGCAGCTGTTGGCAAAAATTGATACACCGCCGCAGCAGGTTATGTTTGAAGTGCAGGTACTGGAGATTAACCGCGATGATTTATCCAACCTCGGAGTTGACTGGGGGGCTAAGACCCTGCTGCCTTCCGAACGGCTTTACGACCATTCAAAATTCTGGATTACTACCGGCAGGTATGGCACAAATCTTCAGGGGATCATCAACCATTTAGTCGAAAAGAAAAAAGGCCGGCTGCTGGCAAGCCCGCGAATCGCTACTTTAGACGGGGTAAGGGCGCAAATCCTTATCGGGGACAAGCTGGCTGTCGAAAGTTCGCAGCCTACCACCGGCAGCATGCCCATTATTTCTGTCATCTATGTCGAGGTGGGGATTAAATTAAGCGTTACCCCAACGGTGAACAAAAATGGGTTCATCACTACTCATATTCAGCCGGAAGTGAGCAACAAGACCGATACCACCAAGAACGGCAACCCCAATATCCGCACCCGTCAGGCCGACGCCACCCTAAGGGTTAAAAGCGGGGCAACCATTGTACTGGGCGGCTTAATTCAACGCCAGGAAACCAGCAGTACCTTCAAGGTTCCGGTGCTAGGGCAGCTGCCGCTGGTGGGAAAGCTTTTCCACTCAACCGAAAAGCAAGTTACTGAGACCGAACTGGTGATTATGCTGACCCCGAAAATTATCGGTGACGACCTCTTGGCCGCCAACGTTCAGGAATAG
- a CDS encoding TonB-dependent receptor, with translation MAPGLPTPGSSGIVHAAEAGGEPSQETQDTVAADPGQAQEYALEAITVEAKRPDWESKLSPGTVTIIRPDDYKGEQKTLPELLKDVPGVHVRYVSGKGQYTTVTVRGSTAAQVGVFVDGVLSNLGGDAAVDISTIPISNVERIEVYRGYIPARFGGTYMGGVINIVTKKPDKANISAQIGKSSWGGTTAGLEITQPLGKGSLMIGINRDESDGDFRYKNPGSDAAYARFMPGVQADLANHINNLNSDLHRAGIDFSTAEEAIAAFNNPAVYDTLQTTYTDNYWKIFPPFFGFTSKADAIMKPPPFGWGGNEDAYNAAAKAALNGSKNSFLHSTAASIKQKNELSENATRWRRNNDYKNTDAIIKWQDDHWLVKGSWKKIDRGLPTPMYLTGDISESGYSGVDMPGLFERKRQELTSKDLLVGRRDMDGSLEWGWQFNYLDQDKRYSNPDHALENGGERALGKWSSYDSRRFGGAIDGTYKAGDNHMLEFLANWSKEKMDIDGNRMDKKDFEDGITNGERFRTYYEHTLFNLQLQDTITLNQTADFWLTPSIRYNYSKVMGKAIRQSNLSWMKPEDSQVSDKVTWQLAVKKQVDDHLTLRSTYGTYYRLLNLYEIAGDGAGIIPRPNDPARYPGQSIFPVPEEGTQWDLSAIWDGKLLGADSSRVQLTYFGRDSKNILQLYRFGLNFWSYTNATKGRANGVELQGDFHWDKWDMNLAGTYLHTKQHDKFNKPDSHTGDTYFGMPHLYAPEWEGSMRLTYRPDNRLAIFGELKYIDEMYCWQQQPEHVQSSLTTVGLGAKYKIDKDCQIIAGVNDLFNKGPEQTFTSITYIPGEKQDKLIEYPLQGRTYYVTLQYKY, from the coding sequence ATGGCTCCGGGGCTTCCGACCCCTGGTTCCAGCGGCATCGTTCATGCGGCCGAGGCCGGCGGCGAGCCGTCACAGGAAACACAGGACACTGTGGCGGCAGACCCCGGGCAGGCGCAGGAATATGCCCTGGAAGCCATCACCGTTGAAGCAAAACGCCCTGACTGGGAATCCAAGCTGTCGCCAGGCACGGTGACCATCATCCGGCCTGATGATTACAAGGGCGAACAGAAGACACTGCCCGAACTGCTGAAAGATGTGCCTGGCGTCCATGTCCGTTATGTGTCCGGCAAAGGGCAGTATACCACCGTTACCGTTCGGGGCAGTACGGCGGCCCAGGTGGGGGTATTCGTGGATGGTGTATTGTCCAACCTCGGCGGGGATGCGGCTGTCGATATTTCGACAATTCCCATCAGCAATGTCGAGCGGATCGAGGTCTACCGCGGCTATATCCCGGCCCGGTTTGGCGGCACCTATATGGGCGGGGTTATCAATATCGTCACCAAGAAGCCCGACAAAGCTAATATCTCGGCCCAAATCGGCAAAAGCTCCTGGGGCGGCACTACCGCCGGCCTGGAGATCACCCAGCCGCTGGGGAAGGGCAGCCTGATGATCGGCATCAACCGCGATGAGAGCGACGGGGATTTCCGGTATAAGAATCCCGGATCGGATGCGGCCTATGCAAGATTTATGCCGGGGGTACAGGCGGATTTGGCAAATCACATTAATAACTTAAACTCTGATTTACACAGAGCGGGTATTGATTTTTCTACGGCGGAGGAAGCCATTGCGGCATTTAACAATCCTGCTGTATATGATACGCTTCAAACCACATATACAGACAATTATTGGAAAATATTTCCTCCATTTTTTGGCTTTACTAGTAAGGCGGATGCGATAATGAAACCTCCTCCTTTTGGTTGGGGGGGGAATGAAGACGCATATAATGCCGCGGCGAAAGCAGCGTTAAATGGTTCTAAAAACTCGTTTCTTCATTCAACCGCAGCTTCGATAAAACAGAAGAACGAGCTTTCTGAGAATGCCACCCGCTGGCGCCGCAATAACGACTATAAAAATACTGACGCCATTATCAAATGGCAGGACGACCACTGGCTGGTCAAGGGTAGTTGGAAAAAAATTGACCGGGGGCTACCAACACCCATGTACCTTACCGGGGATATCTCGGAATCTGGTTACTCAGGTGTTGATATGCCAGGCTTGTTCGAGCGGAAGCGGCAGGAACTGACCAGTAAGGATTTGCTGGTAGGCCGGCGCGATATGGACGGCAGTCTGGAATGGGGCTGGCAGTTCAACTATCTTGATCAGGATAAGCGCTACAGCAATCCGGATCATGCACTGGAGAACGGAGGGGAAAGGGCACTTGGCAAATGGAGTTCTTATGATTCCCGGCGGTTTGGCGGGGCCATTGACGGCACCTATAAGGCTGGTGACAACCATATGCTTGAGTTCCTGGCTAACTGGTCTAAGGAGAAAATGGATATTGACGGCAACCGGATGGACAAAAAGGACTTTGAAGATGGTATTACCAATGGTGAACGGTTTCGGACATATTATGAGCATACGCTGTTTAATCTCCAATTGCAGGATACCATTACCCTTAACCAGACCGCCGACTTCTGGCTAACCCCCAGCATTCGCTACAATTATTCTAAGGTCATGGGCAAGGCGATCAGACAATCTAATTTGAGCTGGATGAAACCGGAGGATTCTCAGGTCAGTGATAAGGTCACCTGGCAGTTGGCAGTGAAAAAACAGGTGGATGACCATCTGACCCTGCGCTCTACTTATGGCACCTACTACCGGCTGCTCAACCTGTATGAGATTGCCGGCGATGGCGCTGGTATTATACCTCGTCCTAATGATCCTGCCAGATACCCTGGACAAAGTATATTTCCGGTACCCGAGGAGGGAACCCAGTGGGATTTGTCGGCCATTTGGGACGGCAAGCTGCTGGGTGCCGACTCCTCCAGGGTGCAGTTAACCTATTTCGGCCGCGATTCGAAGAATATACTTCAACTTTACCGTTTCGGTTTGAATTTCTGGTCTTATACCAATGCGACCAAGGGACGGGCCAATGGTGTAGAACTGCAAGGCGATTTCCACTGGGACAAATGGGATATGAATCTGGCAGGTACCTATCTGCATACCAAGCAACATGACAAATTTAATAAACCTGATTCGCATACCGGCGATACTTATTTCGGTATGCCGCACCTCTACGCTCCGGAATGGGAAGGCTCAATGCGTCTGACCTACCGCCCCGACAACCGGCTGGCGATTTTCGGCGAACTAAAATATATTGACGAGATGTATTGCTGGCAGCAGCAACCGGAGCATGTACAAAGCTCCCTGACCACCGTCGGCCTAGGAGCTAAGTATAAAATTGATAAAGATTGCCAAATTATTGCCGGTGTCAACGATCTCTTTAACAAAGGGCCGGAGCAGACATTTACCAGTATAACCTATATACCGGGGGAAAAGCAGGACAAACTCATCGAATATCCTTTGCAGGGCCGTACCTATTATGTAACGCTGCAGTACAAGTATTAG